Proteins co-encoded in one Natronorubrum daqingense genomic window:
- a CDS encoding GNAT family N-acetyltransferase yields the protein MYQVAGWDDKNEDEDGDEEAREVCGVIATHGREDGQTVDVGGGLAELFDHDAMVEQLPDGRFDRDALAGHRNAMLWFGIVDPAWRGHGIGHRLFRARIEWAQAHGADMVFAMGWERPDERTSRPLFERYDFVPVQRFDEHYAGTRDACPDCGIWPDDDRECSCAATLWAREMPLDRLAGSGGVLER from the coding sequence ATGTATCAGGTGGCCGGGTGGGACGACAAAAACGAAGATGAAGACGGGGACGAAGAGGCCCGCGAGGTCTGTGGCGTCATCGCCACCCACGGGCGCGAGGACGGCCAGACGGTCGACGTTGGCGGCGGTCTCGCTGAACTGTTCGATCACGATGCGATGGTCGAGCAACTTCCCGATGGGCGCTTCGATCGGGATGCACTCGCCGGCCACCGGAATGCGATGCTCTGGTTCGGTATCGTCGATCCAGCGTGGCGCGGCCACGGGATCGGCCACCGACTCTTTCGAGCGCGTATCGAGTGGGCGCAGGCCCATGGCGCGGATATGGTGTTCGCGATGGGGTGGGAACGACCCGACGAACGCACCAGTCGGCCGCTGTTCGAACGCTATGATTTCGTCCCGGTCCAGCGCTTCGACGAGCACTATGCCGGCACTCGAGACGCCTGTCCCGATTGTGGTATCTGGCCCGACGATGACCGGGAGTGTTCGTGTGCGGCCACGCTGTGGGCTCGAGAAATGCCTCTCGA